A window of Polaribacter litorisediminis contains these coding sequences:
- a CDS encoding PAS domain S-box protein, whose amino-acid sequence MLNNKFRILIIIFILIIISGQIIIENAISIQSSDAKTINVAGKQRMYSQQITKMALYANEAKNTPSFIKNIEPLKKVVDSFKKADTYLKEKNRLNYNDESIDLLFKKNTSYFNKIINSSYKFIENPENKAVFNQFLETVKSNEAPFLKTMDAIVNEYQQISERKLIFLKKMQYFFITLTSFLLLGMIFFMFLPIFRKNKELTSLNIELEKFKKKVKQKEEDKKTVEEILERTNSIARIGTWELDLVNQNVFWSKVTREIHDTDDDFVPELETGIDFYREGYSRDKIKEVVANSIKNNTSWDEELQIVTGKGNLIWIRTIGQPEFVNGECVRMYGTFQDINTVKTAQIKLKNVNEELSAIFNSVTISIIRTDTNGIITYFNEGAETLLGYKSEELINKKTPAIFHNKEEVRKRGKELSIEYNEEISGIDIFTKLAKEGKEDSREWTYIRKDGSYFYVQLNMNAIKNDNGDIVAFLAVGADITKVTEQNQQLANFAQIASHNLRAPVANLSSLLEFYDLCDTPEEKKFIFDKFKTVIAHLSETLNTLIEAIKIRGKKGSEIETKTLSFSKILKKIEEVISEEILKKKAVIYTDFSATDTIKYNEPYLESIIFNLISNSLRYASPERTPRIEIKTSIKEGRTQLIVTDNGLGIDLKRHGHKLFGLNKVFHRHKDSKGVGLYILKNQITSLKGTITCTSEVDKGTTFTILF is encoded by the coding sequence TTGTTAAATAACAAATTTAGAATATTAATTATTATTTTTATTTTGATCATTATTTCTGGTCAAATAATCATTGAAAATGCTATTTCTATACAAAGTTCTGATGCAAAAACGATAAACGTTGCAGGCAAACAGAGAATGTATAGCCAGCAGATTACCAAAATGGCGTTATACGCTAATGAAGCAAAAAACACTCCTTCTTTTATTAAAAATATTGAACCCTTAAAAAAGGTTGTCGATAGTTTTAAAAAAGCCGACACGTATCTTAAGGAAAAAAATAGATTAAACTATAATGATGAATCTATAGATCTTCTTTTTAAAAAAAACACATCTTATTTTAATAAAATTATTAATTCTTCTTACAAATTCATAGAAAACCCAGAAAATAAAGCTGTTTTTAATCAATTTTTAGAAACTGTTAAAAGTAACGAAGCTCCGTTTTTAAAAACAATGGATGCCATCGTAAATGAGTATCAACAAATTTCTGAAAGAAAATTAATCTTTCTAAAAAAAATGCAATACTTTTTTATCACGCTAACATCCTTTTTACTTTTAGGCATGATTTTCTTTATGTTTTTACCCATATTTAGAAAAAATAAGGAACTAACTTCTTTAAATATTGAATTAGAAAAATTCAAAAAAAAAGTAAAACAAAAAGAAGAAGATAAAAAAACGGTTGAGGAAATTTTAGAAAGAACAAACTCAATAGCACGAATTGGAACCTGGGAACTCGATTTAGTAAATCAAAATGTTTTTTGGAGTAAAGTAACCAGAGAAATTCATGATACTGATGATGACTTTGTTCCCGAATTAGAAACCGGAATAGATTTCTACCGAGAAGGTTACAGCAGAGATAAAATTAAAGAGGTTGTGGCTAATTCTATTAAAAACAACACTTCTTGGGACGAGGAATTACAGATAGTAACAGGAAAAGGAAATCTAATATGGATTAGAACCATTGGTCAGCCTGAATTTGTAAACGGCGAATGCGTTAGAATGTACGGAACTTTTCAAGATATTAATACTGTTAAAACAGCACAAATTAAATTAAAGAACGTAAATGAAGAGTTGAGCGCTATTTTTAATTCAGTGACCATTTCAATTATACGAACAGATACAAATGGTATTATTACCTATTTTAATGAAGGTGCAGAAACGTTGTTAGGATATAAAAGTGAAGAATTAATCAATAAAAAAACACCTGCCATATTTCATAATAAAGAAGAAGTTAGAAAAAGAGGAAAAGAACTTTCTATAGAATACAACGAAGAAATTAGTGGTATTGACATCTTTACCAAACTAGCAAAAGAAGGCAAAGAAGATTCCAGAGAATGGACGTATATAAGAAAAGACGGAAGTTACTTTTATGTGCAACTTAATATGAATGCCATCAAAAATGATAATGGCGATATCGTTGCTTTTTTGGCAGTAGGTGCAGACATTACAAAAGTTACAGAACAAAACCAACAATTGGCAAATTTTGCTCAAATTGCCTCACATAACTTAAGAGCCCCCGTTGCTAATTTAAGTTCTTTATTAGAGTTTTATGATCTATGTGATACGCCAGAAGAGAAAAAATTTATATTTGATAAATTCAAAACTGTAATTGCTCATTTATCTGAAACGCTTAATACTTTAATTGAAGCCATAAAAATACGAGGAAAAAAAGGATCTGAAATAGAAACCAAAACGTTATCTTTTAGTAAAATATTAAAGAAAATAGAAGAAGTAATATCCGAAGAGATCCTTAAAAAAAAGGCAGTAATTTACACAGATTTCTCTGCGACAGATACCATAAAATATAATGAACCTTATTTAGAAAGTATCATTTTTAATTTGATTAGTAATTCTTTGCGATACGCATCACCAGAAAGAACACCAAGAATAGAAATAAAAACTTCGATAAAAGAAGGTAGAACTCAATTAATAGTTACAGATAATGGCCTTGGCATTGATTTGAAAAGACATGGTCATAAATTATTTGGACTCAATAAAGTTTTCCATCGACATAAAGACTCAAAAGGTGTTGGTTTGTATATTCTAAAAAATCAAATTACATCTTTAAAAGGAACAATCACTTGCACCAGCGAAGTAGATAAAGGAACAACGTTTACCATACTATTTTAA
- a CDS encoding response regulator, producing the protein MQQKYSICFIDDDGVYKFFMQGVLNKKKLADNVITFADGEEAYEFINKNKEIPENLPDLIFLDINMPIMDGFQFMDEYMNIHKAIKKKITIFMVTSSIDPIDLERSKQYAEISDFITKPMKVSVLEEIINRLRK; encoded by the coding sequence ATGCAACAAAAATATAGCATCTGTTTTATAGACGACGACGGGGTTTATAAATTCTTTATGCAAGGAGTCTTGAATAAAAAGAAATTAGCAGATAATGTTATAACATTTGCTGATGGCGAAGAAGCTTATGAGTTTATAAATAAAAACAAAGAAATACCCGAAAATCTGCCCGATCTTATTTTTTTAGATATTAACATGCCAATTATGGATGGTTTTCAGTTTATGGATGAATACATGAACATACATAAAGCCATCAAAAAGAAAATTACTATTTTTATGGTTACCTCTTCTATAGACCCGATAGATCTTGAACGTTCTAAGCAATATGCTGAAATTTCAGATTTTATTACAAAGCCCATGAAAGTAAGTGTATTAGAAGAAATTATTAATAGGTTAAGAAAATAA
- a CDS encoding nucleotide pyrophosphohydrolase → MNIENAQQQVDDWIKNHGVRYFNELTNMAQLTEEVGEVARIIARRYGEQSEKESDKNKDLGEELADVLFVVLCLANQTGINLQDAFEKKLDLKTKRDHERHHNNQKLK, encoded by the coding sequence ATGAACATAGAAAATGCACAACAGCAAGTAGATGATTGGATTAAAAATCATGGAGTTCGGTACTTTAATGAGTTGACCAATATGGCGCAATTAACCGAAGAGGTTGGTGAAGTTGCCCGAATTATAGCAAGACGTTATGGTGAGCAAAGCGAAAAAGAATCGGATAAAAATAAAGACTTAGGAGAAGAATTAGCAGATGTACTATTTGTTGTTTTGTGTTTGGCAAACCAAACGGGAATTAATTTGCAAGATGCTTTTGAAAAAAAATTAGATCTTAAAACAAAACGCGATCATGAGCGTCATCATAACAACCAAAAATTAAAATAA